One part of the Alistipes onderdonkii genome encodes these proteins:
- a CDS encoding ABC transporter permease codes for MRELLLEIWTSVRRNKLRTFLTGFSVAWGIFMLVILLGSGNGLKNGVTSNFGNYATNSINLYGGRTSKPYMGYQKGRRIRLWNSDLEILAREFPEVDEVAANSWFDNHTATYGNEYTKVWLRGSLPKIEQIEGVEIVKGRFVNDADIREYRKSLVIDQAMQSLLFKGADPLGARIKLDSTVFTVVGVYKGDAQRSSSSCYIPLTTGQLLYNANSPEVNNAIITIKGVHTTEAMKEFEKRVIRRLSAEHHFAPDDESAIWLDNTMETYKNFMMVFAGINVFVWIIGLGTLLAGIVGVSNIMLVTVTERTSEFGIRKALGAKPVSIIRLILTESVMITAVFGYLGMVFGVAMMEGVNYMLNQTPTGGGHAPSIFLNPTLDLGVAVSATVVLVIAGLIAGYVPAYRAAQLKTIDALRYNK; via the coding sequence ATGAGGGAACTGCTGCTGGAGATCTGGACATCGGTGCGCCGCAACAAGCTGCGCACGTTCCTCACGGGCTTCTCGGTCGCGTGGGGCATTTTCATGCTCGTCATCCTGCTGGGCTCGGGCAACGGGCTCAAGAACGGCGTAACCTCCAATTTCGGCAACTACGCCACCAACTCGATCAACCTCTACGGCGGCCGTACTTCGAAGCCCTACATGGGCTACCAGAAGGGGCGCCGCATCCGCCTGTGGAACAGCGACCTCGAAATCCTCGCCCGGGAATTCCCCGAGGTAGACGAAGTGGCTGCCAACTCGTGGTTCGACAACCATACGGCAACCTACGGGAACGAATACACCAAGGTCTGGCTGCGCGGCTCGCTGCCCAAGATCGAACAGATCGAGGGCGTGGAGATCGTAAAGGGGCGCTTCGTCAACGACGCCGACATCCGCGAATACCGCAAGTCGCTGGTCATCGACCAGGCCATGCAGTCCCTGCTATTCAAAGGAGCCGATCCGCTGGGGGCCAGGATCAAGCTCGACAGCACGGTATTCACCGTGGTCGGTGTCTACAAGGGCGACGCCCAGCGCAGCAGTTCGTCGTGTTACATTCCGCTGACCACCGGGCAGCTGCTCTACAACGCCAACAGCCCCGAAGTGAACAATGCCATCATCACCATCAAGGGCGTCCACACCACCGAGGCGATGAAGGAGTTCGAAAAGCGCGTCATCCGGCGCCTTTCCGCCGAGCACCATTTCGCCCCCGACGACGAAAGCGCCATCTGGCTCGACAATACGATGGAAACCTACAAGAATTTCATGATGGTTTTCGCAGGCATCAACGTCTTCGTCTGGATCATCGGCCTGGGGACGCTGCTGGCCGGCATCGTCGGCGTGAGCAACATCATGCTCGTGACGGTCACGGAGCGCACCTCCGAATTCGGCATACGCAAGGCGCTGGGCGCCAAGCCCGTGTCGATCATCAGGCTAATCCTCACCGAGTCGGTGATGATAACCGCCGTATTCGGGTACCTGGGTATGGTATTCGGCGTGGCGATGATGGAAGGGGTCAACTACATGCTCAACCAGACGCCGACGGGCGGCGGCCATGCGCCGTCGATCTTCCTCAACCCGACGCTCGACCTGGGCGTTGCGGTCAGCGCGACGGTCGTGCTGGTCATCGCCGGCCTGATCGCAGGCTACGTCCCCGCCTACCGGGCCGCACAACTCAAGACAATCGACGCCCTGCGTTATAACAAGTAG
- a CDS encoding ABC transporter ATP-binding protein: protein MIKLENINKTYNNGSPLHVLKGIDLDVEKGELVSIMGASGSGKSTLLNILGILDDYDSGSYYLAGRLIKNLSETQAAAARNNMIGYIFQSFNLINYKNAVENVALPLYYQGISRRKRNAQALEYLDMLGLREWADHMPNEMSGGQKQRVAIARALINKPQIILADEPTGALDSATSQEVMNLLRSVNVDMGMTIICVTHEQSIADQTDKIIRLTDGVISSITETGLGKR, encoded by the coding sequence ATGATAAAGCTGGAAAACATCAACAAGACCTATAATAATGGGTCACCCCTGCACGTGCTCAAAGGCATCGACCTCGATGTAGAAAAGGGCGAACTGGTCTCGATCATGGGCGCCTCGGGTTCAGGAAAATCCACCCTGCTGAACATCCTCGGGATTCTCGACGACTACGACAGCGGCAGTTACTACCTGGCCGGACGGCTGATCAAGAACCTCAGCGAAACGCAGGCCGCCGCCGCGCGCAACAACATGATCGGCTATATTTTCCAGTCCTTCAACCTGATCAATTACAAGAACGCCGTCGAAAACGTCGCCCTGCCGCTCTACTACCAGGGCATCTCGCGCCGCAAACGCAACGCCCAGGCACTCGAATACCTCGACATGCTGGGGCTCAGGGAGTGGGCCGACCACATGCCCAACGAAATGTCCGGCGGCCAGAAACAGCGCGTGGCCATCGCCCGGGCGCTTATCAACAAGCCCCAGATCATCCTAGCCGACGAACCCACGGGCGCACTGGACAGCGCCACCTCGCAGGAAGTGATGAACCTGCTGCGCAGCGTGAACGTTGATATGGGCATGACCATCATCTGCGTCACGCACGAACAGTCGATCGCCGACCAAACGGACAAGATCATCCGTCTTACGGACGGCGTCATCAGCAGTATCACCGAAACCGGACTCGGAAAGCGATGA